The DNA window ATTCACGGATTTTCAAATCCAATTCTATTTCTAAatccaaaattttaaatatccaAACACACTATAAACACGAGGACtggatattaaaaaaattaaatattgtttaatgtgttttttaaaatttaatatcatgtataaaatatattaaaaaagtaatacaatttattttggaaaaaaaaaattcttaaaaaaTTTTAACGTATCAAGATACACAATAAATCTAACATATAATAGTGTAGAACTTTTAAACTCAATGCACAAAAGAATACATAAAAAAACATGGAATACATTATTCAATCAAATAATTTTAGCTACTCAATTTTTACTCCAACGATTTcttgtttaatttatttattatttaatttttgcataatttttttattttttcaggatattaatgatatttttttatttccttttcaaaaataaaaagccaaGGAGTATAGAGCCCAAAGGCCAAACCCTTTTGCAAAAAGATTAGGTTGGCCCATTTCGACACACCCGAGGCCTTGCTCCTTTCAAAATCTCCACCCGCAATCATTCGCCCTACCACGAAAACTGGCAGAGATTTTGGAAAGGTGAGATCTTTCTGTTCCATCTTGTTCTTTAATGCACGTTGATTTTGTCCTGTTTTGTTTCGGATTTTTATTGGCATCTGGAAATAATTTGAGTCCATAATCGAATAGAGGAATCGGAGCAGAATACACTACGTATTTGAATTCTTGAAGTGTTTTACACTGAAATGAAAATTTGGGGTTGTTGCTGTTGCTCAGTTTAAACCCATTACCGAATTCATGGTGTTAGCAGCGTACAATATGTCATTAGAGTTAAACTAACAGTTAGCAAGTTACATTGATAGTTAGCAGCGGTTGGAATTCGTTTTGTACTCGCACATATATAATCGACTCTATGTCTTGATGTGTTACTATGTTAAATTTCAAGAGTTGTGATATTTTTTCTGGTTAGTCGAAGTATAGCCCTGATGTTGACCTTTTGTAGTCTGATTTTAATTTCAACTTCAATTGTGTAATAGCTTCGTCTCGAGAAAATGTTTAAATTTCCACAGATTATTTTATCAAATTAGGCTCCACGAAAATGGTGCGAACTTATAAAGTGAAAGGGCAGAAGAGAAAGACGAAGAAAGAGAAGTACGATCCAGGAGAAGAACCCGGGCCGTTGGATGAAGATGAATCCCTGCAGCTGCCAAAGAAGCAGAAAACGGAAGCCGTGGAACCCAATAGTgaaaatttgattgatgaaatGCCTGGAATTCCAATTGTCCCTGTTGAATCAGAGAATAAGCCTGGGGTAATTTTTATCCTCGAGAAGGCATCACTGGAAATTGCCAAAGTTGGTAAGGTAAGTTCTGGAAGAAAAGATGAACATTTTTGAAACTGCGGTAATGTTGTCAGAGATTTACTGTTATTTTTGTTAATGCATGTCGCACTTGGCTTTTGATTTGTAGAACTATCAGCTTTTGAGTTCGGATGAGCATGCTAATTATTTGTTGAAGAATAAGCGGAACCCGGCAGAGTATCGACCTGATATTGCATTTCAGGTCTGTGATGATATTTGATGAGAACTTTTACTGTCTTCATTATGTGGAAATTGTGTCTTTACTAACTGTGCATTTGTTCCGTATGTTGGATCAAGAATGATGTATGAAAAACTTGTGTATGACATATATGAAAGTCTATCAGACTATATTCCTGTGTTTTGTACGTCGCTAGAGCATAGGGTGTTAACATCATTATATGTGGCTTAGTTGTTGAAAACTGTCATTTCTATGGATCATGTGAGGTGATATTTCAGCACTATGAATCTGTCATCTTGTAAACTAGTAAAAGGGAGTGATACATCAACTGATTACAAGTTCCAGCCATGAACAGCTTTGCATTACACCCACACCCTCAGTCATGTATGTTGATGTGTGCTTTGTTATAATTATAGCTAAGGTGACGCATTGTGAAAATTGTCGTTCATCCAATCATGCACGTCACATAGGATTAAGAGTGACTGGTGATTTTTATCTTCTTGCATCCTCAGTGCCTTTATGATGCTTTCATAATGAGTATGGTTTTACTCGTATTGGACGTAAGTGCTTTCATTTGTGGACAATGTCCTGGTACTGATATGCAGCTTCAACATGTTTGGAACTTTAGGCAATCCAAACAATTCTGGACAGTCGTGTGAACAAAGTAGGACGTTTGAAAGCTTTATATGTGAAGACACAAGAAGGTATTCTTTTTCAAATCAAACCTCATGCTCGTATGCCGAGGACATATAAGCGATTCTCTGGTCTCATGGGTGAGTTGGCTGAATGTGACAAGAACTTTACAGTGCGATTTGTACACTCGCTTTCtattgtgatttttaattttattcttaACTACGATATTGCAGTGCAACTTCTACAAAAGCTGCATATTACTGCAGCTGGCAAGGGGGAAAAACTTTTGCGTGTCATCAAGAACCCCGTCACCCAGTACTTACCGATAAAATCTCGTAAAATTGGTAACTTATACTTCACTATTTATTCttgtttattgttttttagTGGCCATGAAAAATGACTAGCGATTTTCTTGAGCAGGCTTCTCACACAGTTCAGAAAAACTGGTTAACATTCATGATTATGTTGGTACTGTCAACCGTGAGCTGGACCTTGTTTTTGTGGTATGCTCGAGAATTGCTCACAATGTGCTGAATATTTTTACTGGGACGAATTGCTTGCTTAGTTGAAATGGTTTATGTACAGGTTGGGGCAATGGCCCACGGGAAAATTGAAAAAGATTATGTAGAGGATTATATTTCAA is part of the Primulina eburnea isolate SZY01 chromosome 1, ASM2296580v1, whole genome shotgun sequence genome and encodes:
- the LOC140828144 gene encoding uncharacterized protein — its product is MVRTYKVKGQKRKTKKEKYDPGEEPGPLDEDESLQLPKKQKTEAVEPNSENLIDEMPGIPIVPVESENKPGVIFILEKASLEIAKVGKNYQLLSSDEHANYLLKNKRNPAEYRPDIAFQAIQTILDSRVNKVGRLKALYVKTQEGILFQIKPHARMPRTYKRFSGLMVQLLQKLHITAAGKGEKLLRVIKNPVTQYLPIKSRKIGFSHSSEKLVNIHDYVGTVNRELDLVFVVGAMAHGKIEKDYVEDYISISSFPLSAAYCISMITTSLEQKWEIL